A portion of the Bifidobacterium lemurum genome contains these proteins:
- the adhE gene encoding bifunctional acetaldehyde-CoA/alcohol dehydrogenase, with amino-acid sequence MTARPSGAAPAQAATSNPSAEDEVNVLVAKAQTALKAFEQLDQKQVDHIVAKASVAALNKHLVLAKMAVEETGRGLVEDKATKNLFACEHVTNHLAKQRTVGVINDDDVDGIVEIAEPVGVVAGVTPVTNPTSTAIFKSLIALKTRCPIVFGFHPGAQRSSAEAARIVRDAAVEAGAPADCIQWIEHPSIEATGALMKHPGVATILATGGPGMVKAAYSSGKPALGVGAGNAPAYIAPDADIVRTANDLVLSKHFDYGMICATEQAVIAHKDVYAPLVKELKRRKAYFVNADEKAKLERFVFGVAAYESPDQKTKLNAIVPGKSPQWIARQAGFEIPDDATILAAECKEVGELEPLTMEKLSPIQAFLKADTKEQAFEMCERMLVHGAGHTAAIHTDDEDLVREYGTRMHACRIIWNQPSSLGGIGDIYNSIAPSLTLGCGSYGGNSVSGNVQAVNLINVKRITRRNNNMQWFKIPPKTYFEPNAIKYLRDTPGVNRVVIVCDKVMEQLGIVDKAIEQLRLRANHVEYRIIDYVEPEPSVETVQRGAAMMRDEFQPDTIIAIGGGSPMDASKIMWLLYEHPEIEFSDIREKYFDIRKRAFKLPALGAKARLICVPTSSGTGSEVTPFAVITDHKTGYKYPIADYALTPSVAIVDPVLARTQPRRLASDSGFDALTHSIEAYVSVYANDFTDGLALHASKLIWDNLHVSVNAEPGAQKTRAQEKMHNAATMAGMAFGSAMLGMCHGMAHTLGALLHIAHGRTNSILLPYVVRYNGQIPKEPTSWPKYGKYVAAERYQDIARNLGLKAATAEQGVESLASALEDYRDNKLGMNKSFKDCGVDEDLFWSVLDQAGMRAYEDQCTPANPRIPQIEDMKDIAVAAYYGVSQAEGHAIRVEREGVEATEEASER; translated from the coding sequence ATGACCGCACGCCCGTCAGGCGCCGCGCCCGCCCAGGCCGCGACCTCCAACCCTTCCGCCGAAGACGAGGTCAACGTCCTCGTCGCCAAGGCGCAGACCGCGCTCAAAGCCTTTGAACAGCTCGACCAGAAGCAGGTCGACCATATCGTGGCCAAGGCCTCCGTAGCCGCGCTGAACAAGCATCTTGTGCTGGCGAAGATGGCCGTCGAGGAGACCGGCCGTGGTCTTGTGGAAGACAAGGCCACCAAGAACCTGTTCGCCTGCGAGCATGTGACCAACCATCTCGCCAAGCAGCGCACCGTCGGCGTCATCAACGACGACGACGTGGACGGCATCGTCGAGATCGCCGAGCCCGTGGGCGTGGTCGCGGGCGTGACCCCGGTCACCAACCCGACCTCCACCGCGATCTTCAAGTCGCTGATCGCCTTGAAGACCCGCTGTCCGATCGTGTTCGGCTTCCACCCCGGCGCGCAGCGTTCCTCGGCGGAGGCGGCCCGCATCGTGCGCGACGCGGCGGTCGAGGCCGGCGCTCCGGCCGACTGCATCCAGTGGATCGAGCATCCCTCCATCGAGGCGACCGGCGCGCTGATGAAGCACCCGGGTGTGGCGACCATTCTGGCCACCGGCGGCCCGGGCATGGTCAAGGCCGCGTACTCCTCCGGCAAGCCCGCCCTCGGCGTGGGCGCCGGCAACGCCCCGGCCTATATCGCGCCGGACGCCGACATCGTACGTACGGCCAACGATCTGGTGCTCTCCAAGCATTTCGACTATGGCATGATCTGCGCCACCGAACAGGCGGTCATCGCGCATAAGGACGTCTACGCGCCGCTGGTCAAGGAGCTCAAGCGACGCAAGGCCTACTTCGTGAACGCGGATGAGAAGGCCAAGCTCGAAAGGTTCGTCTTCGGTGTGGCCGCTTACGAAAGTCCCGATCAGAAGACCAAACTCAACGCCATCGTTCCCGGCAAATCCCCGCAGTGGATCGCCCGCCAGGCCGGCTTCGAGATTCCCGATGACGCCACGATTCTGGCCGCCGAATGCAAGGAGGTCGGCGAGTTGGAGCCGCTGACCATGGAGAAGCTCTCCCCCATTCAGGCGTTCCTTAAAGCCGACACCAAAGAACAAGCATTTGAGATGTGCGAGCGGATGCTTGTGCACGGTGCCGGCCACACCGCCGCCATCCACACCGACGACGAGGATCTGGTGCGCGAGTACGGCACCCGCATGCACGCCTGCCGCATCATCTGGAACCAGCCGAGCTCCCTGGGCGGCATCGGAGACATCTACAACTCCATCGCCCCGTCGCTCACCTTGGGCTGCGGCTCCTACGGCGGCAACAGCGTGTCCGGCAACGTGCAGGCCGTGAATCTCATCAACGTCAAGCGCATCACCCGGAGGAACAACAACATGCAGTGGTTCAAAATCCCGCCGAAGACCTACTTCGAACCGAACGCCATCAAGTATCTGCGCGACACCCCGGGCGTGAACCGTGTGGTGATCGTATGTGACAAAGTCATGGAGCAGCTCGGCATCGTCGACAAGGCCATCGAGCAGCTGCGGCTGCGCGCCAACCATGTCGAATACCGCATCATCGACTATGTGGAGCCGGAACCGAGCGTGGAGACCGTGCAACGCGGCGCCGCCATGATGCGCGACGAATTCCAGCCCGATACAATCATCGCCATCGGCGGCGGCTCGCCGATGGACGCCTCGAAGATCATGTGGCTGCTCTACGAGCACCCGGAGATCGAGTTCTCCGACATCCGGGAGAAGTATTTCGACATCCGCAAGCGCGCGTTCAAGCTGCCCGCGCTCGGTGCCAAAGCCCGTCTGATCTGCGTGCCGACCTCGTCGGGCACCGGCTCCGAAGTGACCCCGTTCGCCGTGATCACCGACCATAAGACCGGCTACAAATATCCGATTGCGGACTATGCGCTGACCCCGTCGGTCGCCATCGTCGATCCGGTGCTGGCCCGCACCCAGCCGCGCCGTCTCGCCTCCGATTCCGGATTCGACGCCCTGACCCATTCGATCGAGGCGTACGTCTCCGTGTACGCGAACGACTTCACCGACGGACTGGCCCTGCACGCCTCAAAGCTCATCTGGGACAATCTGCATGTGTCGGTGAACGCCGAGCCGGGCGCGCAGAAAACCCGTGCGCAGGAGAAGATGCACAACGCCGCCACCATGGCCGGCATGGCCTTCGGTTCCGCGATGCTGGGCATGTGCCACGGTATGGCGCACACGCTGGGCGCGCTGCTGCACATCGCCCACGGCCGCACGAATTCGATCCTGCTGCCGTATGTGGTGCGCTACAACGGGCAGATTCCCAAAGAGCCGACCAGCTGGCCGAAGTACGGCAAGTACGTGGCCGCCGAACGCTATCAGGACATCGCCAGAAACCTCGGTCTGAAGGCAGCCACTGCGGAACAGGGCGTGGAAAGCCTCGCCTCGGCGCTTGAGGACTACCGCGACAACAAGCTCGGCATGAACAAGAGTTTTAAGGATTGCGGCGTGGACGAGGATCTGTTCTGGAGCGTGCTCGACCAGGCCGGCATGCGCGCCTACGAGGACCAGTGCACTCCGGCGAACCCGCGCATCCCGCAAATCGAGGATATGAAGGACATCGCCGTGGCCGCCTACTATGGCGTCTCCCAGGCCGAGGGTCATGCGATCCGCGTCGAACGCGAGGGCGTGGAGGCCACCGAAGAGGCGTCCGAGCGCTGA
- a CDS encoding DUF2975 domain-containing protein: protein MERIHRWSGGEASDGARDERHPVAIAVLKGLVVLFELLCLAAQCVIVPLSGEVVAMYPETAPMRWPYTVLGILAVACFEIALVGLWRLLTLVRRRDVFSGKAIWPVNLIIGCAGAEGVLVFVVLLLSTVLEPPLIWDSIQSAFVPAAVGMPALSLALVVALLLIVAFIMLMLVMRSLLAQAIAQRDELAVVI, encoded by the coding sequence ATGGAACGGATCCATCGATGGAGCGGAGGCGAGGCATCGGATGGCGCGCGAGATGAGCGGCATCCCGTCGCCATCGCCGTGCTGAAAGGCCTGGTCGTGCTGTTCGAGCTGCTGTGCCTTGCGGCGCAGTGCGTCATCGTGCCGTTGTCCGGCGAGGTGGTTGCCATGTATCCCGAAACCGCGCCGATGCGCTGGCCGTACACGGTGTTGGGAATCCTCGCCGTGGCGTGTTTCGAGATCGCGCTGGTCGGCTTGTGGCGGCTGCTGACGCTGGTGCGTCGGCGTGACGTGTTCTCAGGCAAGGCGATATGGCCCGTCAACCTCATCATTGGATGCGCCGGGGCGGAGGGTGTGCTGGTGTTCGTCGTGCTGCTGCTGTCCACGGTGCTGGAACCGCCATTGATCTGGGATTCGATCCAAAGCGCGTTTGTGCCCGCGGCGGTGGGCATGCCCGCGTTGTCGCTGGCGTTGGTTGTGGCGCTGTTGCTGATCGTCGCCTTCATCATGCTGATGCTGGTCATGCGCTCGCTGCTCGCGCAGGCGATCGCCCAGCGCGACGAGCTCGCGGTGGTGATCTGA
- a CDS encoding DUF4867 family protein — protein sequence MILHSIHDDAFIPYGMPLPSGYDFEQMIRVLEGTDAPEDGVVYVPSVPELESLPVFYDLRDRLFGGLEIQAGYCNGTNTTLNCLERHRGIEALVAADDIILMLAKKEQVTEDNTLDTDDVEAFLVKKGEAVLYYETTMHYAPARADGTFHTAIVLVKGTNTDRPRIRENNNEDETLFARNKWLLAHPDSPEAANDGAFVGLTGKNLDILTDLD from the coding sequence ATGATTCTGCATTCCATCCATGACGACGCATTCATCCCCTACGGCATGCCCCTGCCGTCAGGCTACGACTTCGAGCAGATGATCCGCGTATTGGAAGGCACCGACGCTCCTGAGGACGGCGTCGTCTACGTGCCCAGCGTGCCCGAACTCGAATCCCTGCCCGTGTTCTACGACCTGCGCGACCGCCTGTTCGGCGGATTGGAGATCCAAGCCGGCTATTGCAACGGCACCAACACCACCCTCAACTGCCTGGAACGCCACCGCGGCATCGAAGCGCTGGTGGCCGCCGACGACATCATCCTCATGCTCGCCAAAAAAGAGCAGGTGACCGAGGACAACACGCTCGACACCGACGACGTCGAGGCCTTCCTCGTCAAGAAGGGCGAGGCCGTGCTCTACTACGAGACGACCATGCATTACGCGCCGGCCCGCGCCGACGGCACCTTCCACACGGCGATCGTGCTGGTCAAAGGAACCAACACCGACCGCCCGCGTATCCGCGAGAACAACAATGAGGACGAGACCCTGTTCGCCCGCAACAAGTGGCTGCTCGCCCACCCGGATTCCCCCGAGGCGGCCAACGACGGCGCGTTCGTCGGCCTGACCGGCAAGAACCTCGACATCCTCACCGACCTCGACTGA
- a CDS encoding ROK family transcriptional regulator, whose translation MDHPTTTQASAQRRALILDYLYKHRQGSRQDIADALPISLPTITQNLNDLEREGLVTRNGYFESTGGRRARTYEFCADARAAIGVSVQSADLTIAAFDLFGTRIMSTRAPLDYHDDDTYYRRAAAAITEFIDALGLTRDAVLGVSFAVQGRVSPDGEQVTFGGILGNTGMTADRFASVLPYPCHLIHDAAAAAAAEIWLAPDMDDTLCLFLNEHVGSAIIASGRVDLGNRLRNGNCEHMTLVPNGERCYCGQKGCVDAYCSTRGLTGGYDETVDEFFAAVRDGERAHVKAFDRYLDDVAQTIRNMRTLLDYDVIIGGDIAGRFTASDVEDLRQRALTLSPFGDDDVRITVRASDDDRSALGAALHYIRRFVEEITGLR comes from the coding sequence GTGGACCATCCGACGACCACCCAAGCCAGCGCGCAACGGCGGGCGCTCATCCTCGACTATCTATACAAGCACCGGCAGGGCTCCCGGCAGGACATCGCCGACGCGCTGCCCATCAGCCTGCCCACCATCACGCAGAACCTCAACGACTTGGAACGCGAGGGACTCGTCACACGCAACGGCTATTTCGAATCCACCGGAGGCCGACGCGCGCGCACCTATGAATTCTGCGCCGACGCGCGCGCAGCGATCGGCGTTTCCGTGCAAAGCGCGGACCTGACCATCGCGGCCTTCGACCTGTTCGGCACACGCATCATGAGCACGCGCGCCCCGCTGGATTACCATGACGACGACACGTACTACCGACGGGCGGCGGCGGCCATCACCGAATTCATCGACGCGCTGGGCCTGACGCGGGACGCCGTGCTCGGCGTCTCGTTCGCCGTTCAGGGACGGGTCTCCCCCGACGGCGAGCAGGTCACCTTCGGAGGCATCCTCGGCAACACCGGCATGACCGCGGACCGCTTCGCCAGCGTGCTGCCCTACCCCTGCCACCTCATCCACGACGCCGCCGCCGCGGCGGCCGCCGAGATCTGGCTCGCCCCCGACATGGACGACACGCTGTGCCTGTTCCTGAACGAACACGTCGGAAGCGCCATCATCGCATCGGGCCGGGTCGATCTGGGCAACCGGCTACGCAACGGAAACTGCGAACACATGACCTTGGTGCCCAACGGCGAACGCTGCTACTGCGGGCAGAAGGGATGCGTGGACGCCTACTGCTCCACCCGCGGGCTGACCGGAGGATACGACGAGACGGTAGACGAGTTCTTCGCGGCCGTGCGCGACGGCGAGCGCGCCCACGTCAAAGCCTTCGACCGCTATCTCGACGACGTGGCCCAGACCATACGCAATATGCGCACCCTGCTGGATTACGACGTAATCATCGGCGGCGACATCGCAGGCCGTTTCACAGCATCGGACGTGGAGGATCTGCGCCAGCGCGCGTTGACGTTGAGCCCGTTCGGGGACGACGACGTGCGCATCACCGTGCGGGCCAGCGACGACGACCGCAGCGCGCTCGGCGCGGCGCTGCATTACATCCGTCGGTTCGTCGAGGAGATCACCGGCCTGCGATAG
- a CDS encoding MFS transporter, whose amino-acid sequence MTNRNPNSVATKAAVLSISMLLLGSPAINGALPFMQASLGVTASQNEMLSTLPNFAVAIFIVIATWLAGRIGMKRTVFIGLLIVGAAGVVPMFTDDYPVVFASRLALGAGLGMFNALAVGLINELYDGATKSTMLGLRSSAENVGQMALTFLAGVLLNFGWHWSFAIYFLAFPVAAFFWIHVPDDRPAAAVSLSAASTIESAEEVASLHALPPDSAVADKRAERLNPFVWALVLFAIMQMLNNLAVSVRFPAIATAIQGEGYNSSFLLSLLPVLGIVGGCVFGAAKRRIGKAVLYIGLAGYILIDMLISLSDGNFAMVMAGVLLTGFPTTWCFPYVFDALDRIVAPRHRQLATSLVFIGCNIGQFLAPISMSAIAAATGSEAPTAPFPIYGVVFAGILVGVIIHDMRHRNNPDAGHTHLIMD is encoded by the coding sequence ATGACGAATCGCAACCCCAATTCCGTCGCGACGAAGGCGGCGGTCCTCTCCATCTCCATGCTGTTGCTCGGTTCCCCCGCCATCAACGGCGCGCTGCCCTTCATGCAGGCCAGTCTGGGCGTCACGGCCTCGCAGAACGAGATGCTCTCCACGCTGCCGAATTTCGCCGTGGCGATCTTCATCGTCATCGCCACATGGTTGGCCGGGCGCATCGGTATGAAACGCACGGTGTTCATCGGACTGCTGATCGTCGGCGCGGCCGGCGTCGTACCGATGTTCACCGACGACTACCCGGTGGTGTTCGCCTCCCGTCTCGCCTTGGGCGCGGGTCTCGGCATGTTCAACGCGCTGGCCGTCGGCCTCATCAACGAACTGTACGACGGCGCGACCAAGTCGACGATGCTGGGACTGCGCAGCTCGGCGGAGAACGTGGGACAGATGGCGCTGACGTTCCTGGCCGGCGTGCTGCTCAATTTCGGATGGCATTGGTCCTTCGCCATCTACTTCCTCGCCTTTCCCGTGGCCGCGTTCTTCTGGATCCACGTGCCCGACGACCGCCCGGCGGCAGCCGTCTCGCTGTCGGCGGCATCAACGATTGAATCGGCCGAAGAGGTCGCGTCGTTGCACGCCCTTCCGCCCGATTCCGCGGTCGCCGACAAACGCGCCGAAAGGCTCAACCCCTTCGTTTGGGCGTTGGTGCTGTTCGCCATTATGCAGATGCTCAACAACCTCGCCGTTTCGGTGCGGTTTCCCGCCATCGCCACCGCGATTCAAGGCGAGGGATACAACTCCAGCTTCCTGCTGTCGCTGCTGCCGGTGCTGGGCATTGTGGGAGGATGCGTGTTCGGCGCGGCGAAGCGGCGTATCGGCAAGGCCGTGCTATACATCGGCTTGGCCGGTTACATCCTCATCGATATGCTGATCAGCCTATCCGACGGCAATTTCGCCATGGTGATGGCCGGCGTGCTGCTCACCGGATTCCCCACCACATGGTGCTTCCCCTACGTATTCGACGCGCTCGACCGCATCGTCGCCCCACGGCACCGCCAACTGGCGACATCATTGGTGTTCATCGGTTGCAATATCGGCCAGTTCCTCGCACCGATCTCCATGAGCGCTATCGCCGCGGCAACCGGCTCCGAAGCGCCGACCGCGCCCTTTCCCATTTACGGCGTCGTGTTCGCGGGCATTCTCGTCGGTGTCATCATCCACGACATGCGCCACCGCAACAATCCCGACGCCGGGCACACGCACCTCATCATGGATTAA
- a CDS encoding zinc-dependent alcohol dehydrogenase family protein: protein MQGTMLGGYLPGNSTVELKEIPIPTPGYGQVLLKMKASTICGSDIRAIYREHTGKGPEGYQGVVAGHEPCGQVVEVGPGATHFKPGDRTIVYHIHGCGFCHDCRMGYQISCSSPERAAYGWQRDGGMEEYVVADESDLIALPDSLTYTDGAQVACGFGTAYEGIEKIGVSGNDAVLVTGLGPVGLATLMLCKALGAKKLIGVESNPYRIELAKKLGLADVVLEPGENNVQEVLDLTGGQGVERAIDTSGAAPARANAVRATRAWGKIAFVGEGGTVNLTPSPDMLHGQKTIYGSWVTSLARMETLVENLVAWGIHPEDLVTHRFPIQEADKAYELMASGECGKVAVCFDEELK, encoded by the coding sequence ATGCAAGGAACGATGCTCGGCGGATATCTGCCCGGAAACAGCACGGTGGAGCTCAAGGAGATCCCGATCCCCACGCCAGGCTATGGCCAGGTGCTGCTCAAGATGAAGGCCTCCACCATCTGCGGTTCCGATATCCGCGCCATCTACCGCGAGCATACCGGCAAGGGCCCGGAAGGATATCAGGGCGTCGTCGCCGGCCACGAGCCGTGCGGCCAGGTCGTCGAGGTCGGTCCCGGCGCCACCCACTTCAAGCCCGGCGACCGCACCATCGTCTACCACATCCACGGCTGCGGCTTCTGCCATGACTGCCGCATGGGCTACCAGATCTCCTGCTCCTCCCCCGAGCGCGCGGCCTACGGATGGCAGCGCGACGGCGGCATGGAGGAGTATGTCGTCGCCGACGAAAGCGACCTCATCGCCCTGCCCGACTCGCTGACCTACACCGACGGCGCGCAGGTGGCCTGCGGCTTCGGCACCGCCTACGAGGGCATCGAGAAGATCGGCGTCTCCGGCAACGACGCGGTGCTCGTCACCGGCCTCGGCCCGGTCGGACTGGCCACGCTGATGCTGTGCAAGGCCCTCGGCGCCAAGAAGCTCATCGGAGTGGAATCCAATCCCTACCGCATCGAACTGGCCAAGAAGCTCGGCCTGGCCGACGTGGTGCTCGAGCCCGGCGAGAACAATGTGCAGGAGGTGCTCGATCTGACCGGCGGACAGGGCGTCGAACGCGCCATCGACACCTCCGGCGCAGCCCCGGCCCGCGCCAACGCGGTGCGCGCCACCCGCGCCTGGGGCAAGATCGCCTTCGTCGGCGAAGGCGGCACCGTGAATCTCACGCCGAGCCCGGACATGCTGCACGGCCAGAAGACCATCTACGGCTCCTGGGTCACCAGCCTCGCCCGCATGGAGACCCTGGTCGAGAACCTCGTCGCCTGGGGCATCCACCCCGAGGACCTCGTCACCCACCGCTTCCCCATCCAGGAGGCCGACAAGGCTTACGAGCTCATGGCCTCCGGCGAGTGCGGCAAGGTCGCTGTCTGCTTCGACGAGGAACTCAAGTAA
- a CDS encoding DUF4153 domain-containing protein, with protein MLAAALAIPLLFNRLFVSGSISDETALFQSWGCWCALIALIGAALFAARARRTALWWITGTAILAMSIWLMTATTQTASFHIPLANLSYAITTALVMLPATLMVFLQLSSGKFNVHRPSELIVDWLRGWTLSWFTHWPILARTCSDATAFVTDAKDANGRTSLRRFWGRVGVALLTCVPILIVVVPLLMEADEVFSYVLSHIVSNIDLSDLTMHAMVILVPAPFLFSLLASVDTRDHEPTLPSLEKARHSRPFDPLISGVVLGVVLAFYLLFCAIQFTFLFVGHGLPDGYTYAEYARTGFFQLIFVASANLIGFGFILTYAPRRIPLLVMQIGLIAATGVMLVSAAMRLALYIQAYGLTWLRYLSMTFIVVLAIMLVLALVRLFVERLPLITIGFVLVLAWWLIIGFANPDNVIAAWNINFTPPTSI; from the coding sequence TTGCTGGCGGCGGCTCTTGCCATTCCGCTGCTGTTCAATCGGCTGTTCGTCAGCGGCTCAATCAGCGACGAAACCGCTCTTTTTCAGTCATGGGGATGCTGGTGCGCGCTCATCGCGCTGATAGGCGCGGCGTTGTTCGCCGCACGCGCACGCCGCACGGCCTTGTGGTGGATCACCGGCACCGCAATCCTCGCCATGAGCATCTGGCTGATGACAGCCACCACACAAACCGCCTCATTCCACATCCCACTGGCGAATCTCTCATATGCGATCACAACCGCCCTGGTCATGCTGCCCGCGACATTGATGGTTTTTCTGCAACTCTCCTCGGGAAAATTCAACGTCCATCGCCCATCGGAACTCATCGTCGACTGGCTGCGCGGATGGACGCTCTCATGGTTCACGCATTGGCCGATATTGGCCCGCACATGTTCGGATGCGACCGCCTTCGTCACCGACGCGAAAGACGCAAACGGCAGAACGTCGCTACGGCGATTCTGGGGGCGCGTCGGAGTGGCGTTGCTGACCTGCGTGCCCATTCTGATCGTGGTCGTGCCGCTGTTGATGGAAGCGGACGAAGTGTTCTCCTATGTGCTTAGCCATATCGTGTCGAATATCGACCTGAGCGACCTGACCATGCATGCCATGGTGATACTGGTTCCGGCGCCGTTCCTGTTCTCGCTTCTTGCCAGCGTGGACACCCGCGACCATGAACCCACGTTGCCCAGTCTCGAAAAGGCGCGTCACAGCCGTCCATTCGACCCATTGATCAGCGGTGTCGTACTCGGTGTCGTACTGGCGTTCTATCTGCTGTTCTGCGCCATACAGTTCACGTTCCTGTTCGTGGGGCATGGTCTGCCGGATGGTTACACCTACGCCGAATATGCGCGCACGGGATTCTTCCAACTCATATTCGTCGCCTCGGCCAATCTCATCGGATTCGGTTTTATTCTGACTTACGCGCCACGACGTATACCACTGCTTGTCATGCAGATCGGTCTTATCGCAGCCACCGGTGTGATGCTCGTATCCGCAGCCATGCGACTTGCCTTGTATATCCAAGCTTATGGTCTGACCTGGCTGCGGTATCTGTCGATGACGTTCATCGTGGTGTTGGCCATCATGCTGGTGTTGGCTCTGGTGCGTCTCTTCGTCGAACGTCTGCCGCTGATCACCATCGGATTCGTGCTGGTGCTGGCATGGTGGCTGATCATCGGCTTCGCCAATCCGGACAACGTCATCGCCGCATGGAATATCAACTTCACACCACCAACGTCGATATGA
- a CDS encoding helix-turn-helix domain-containing protein: MTIRVNLDVMLAKRKMSVNELAERIGITPVNVSVLKNGRAKAIRFSTLDQICAALDCQPGDILEWVEGEE; encoded by the coding sequence ATGACGATCCGTGTGAACCTCGACGTGATGCTCGCCAAACGCAAGATGAGCGTGAACGAACTGGCCGAACGCATCGGCATCACGCCGGTGAACGTGTCGGTGCTGAAAAACGGGCGTGCCAAGGCGATCCGCTTCTCCACCCTCGACCAGATCTGCGCGGCCTTGGACTGCCAGCCCGGCGACATCCTCGAATGGGTGGAGGGCGAGGAATAG